A segment of the Actinomyces sp. oral taxon 171 str. F0337 genome:
CTTGGCCACGCGGCCGGGCACGTCGGAGAAGACGAGGTCCGCCAGCGCGGTGTTCGTGCGGCGCAGGCGCTGGGCCAGGGCGCGCAGCATGTCCTTGGCCAGCCGCGGGTGGGACTCCACGAAGGTCATGAGCTGGTTGTGGTCCAGCGTCAGGAGCTCGGTGGGGGCCACGGCGGTGGCGGTGGTGGAGCGCGGTCCCGGGTCGAACAGGGTCAGCTCGCCGACGATCTCGCCGGGGCCGAGCACCGCGAGCAGGTTCTCACGGCCATCGGCGCTGGCGTGGCCGAGCTTCACCTTCCCGGAGAGGAGAATGTAGAGGCGGTCGCCTGAGTCGCCCTCGTTGAAGAGGGTCTCGCCACGGCGCAGAGTCGTCTGCGTCATCATGGCGCGCAGTTCCTCCTGCTCCTCCGGGCTCAGGCCCTCGAAGAGCGGGATCCTGGAGATAATGCTGTCTTCCACGGAGATCCTCCTGGTGGTTAGGGGGCTGGCATCCCGCATGCGGGAGCCCTCGGGTCTATCCTGCCACGGCTTGTGACCTGTGGCACGCCGTCGAGCATTGTAGCCTCCGTGTGTTGCAGGTCAAAGAGAAGTGAGCAAAATCGGGTGCGTCGTGTGACACTGTCCAATCCGCGAGGTTGCGGGGCGGTGGTGGGATCGACTGCAATGGCGATCTCTGGAGGAGGGCCCGGCCTCAGCCGGGCCGAGGCTCGAACGAGGGCTCCGGTGGCGCTGGTGGTGCTGCCGACGAGATCGCGGAGAGAGGACACCGTGCGCAGGGCAGTGAGCAGTGAGGTTGCGGCGGCTGAGGCGGCCCCCGAGGTCCCCGAGGTGTCGACCATGGCTGACCCGGCCTGGCGGGCGGGCGCCGTCGACGACGAGCTCATGGCCCTCTATCCCGACGCCGCCTGCGCCCTCGACCACGACGGCCCCTTCCAGCTGCTCGTGGCCACCGTCCTGTCGGCCCAGACCACCGACGCGCGCGTCAACACCGTCACCCCCGAGCTCTTCGGACGCTACCCCGACGCCGCCGCCCTGGGGGCCGCCCGGCGCGAGGACCTGGAGGCGATCCTGCGGCCCCTGGGCTTCCAGCGCGCCAAGGCCGGGCACCTGCTCGGCATCGGGCAGGCGCTCACCGAGCGCTTCGAGGGGCGGGTGCCGCGCAGCCGCGAGGAGCTGGTGGCCCTGCCGGGAGTGGGGCGCAAGACCGCCAACGTCGTGCTCGGCAACGCCTTCGGGCAGCCCGCCATCACCGTGGACACCCACGTGGGGAGGCTCTCGCGCCGCCTGGGGTGGACGACGTCGAAGGACCCGCTGCGTGTGGAGAAGGACATCGCGGCCCTGTGGGAGCCATGGCGCTGGACCGACGGCTGCCACCGGCTCATCGAGCACGGGCGCCAGGTCTGCTCGGCCCGTTCACCCCGCTGCGGTGAGTGCGCGCTGCTCGAGGCCGGCCTGTGCCCACAGGTGGGCGTCTGATGGGCAGCTGAGAGCGGTGCTCGCGGAGGCGGCCCGGCTCGGGATGTCGGGCTAGCCCCACCCCCGATCCGCCAGATGGCCGGATGGGATGGGAAGGCCGACGTCGTCAGGCTGGAGGCATGACTGCTCACCCGCCCCTGGCCCCCTCCGACCCGACCGCCGCCTCCGCCTGCCTGCCGTTCAGTACCTCGCCTGCCGGGCCGGGCCCGTCGTCGCCCGTCGCCATCCGGTTGCGCGGCCTCACCCGCGTCTACGAGGTCCCCGGACGCCAGGACGCCCGCGTCACCGCCCTGGATCACGTCGACGCCGACCTGCCCGAGGGCAGCTTCACCGCCGTCGTCGGAGCCTCCGGATCGGGCAAGTCCACGCTGCTGCACTGCATGGCCGGCCTCGATGAGCCCACCGACGGCCAGGTGACCATGCTCGGCGCCCTCACCTCCGGGATGCGGGCCGCCGAGCGGGCCCGGTTCCGCGCCCGCCACGTCGGCTTCGTCTTCCAGGAGTACAACCTCATCGCCTCCCTGAGCGCCGCCGACAACGTCTCCATGCCCTCGCGCCTGGCCGGGCGTCCCCTGAGCGGCGCCCAGATCCGGGAGGCCCTCGACGCCGTCGGGCTCGCTCACCGCGCCGGCCTCAAGCCCCACCAGCTCTCCGGCGGGGAGCGCCAGCGCGTGGCCATCGCCCGCGTCATGGCCAGCCGGCCCCGGATCGTCTTCGCCGACGAGCCCACCGGTGCCCTCGACCTGGACTCCGCCGCCCTCGTCCTGGACTGGCTGCGCCGGCTCACCGAGCAGGGCACCACCGTGGTCATGGTGACCCACGACGTCGAGGCCGCCGCCAAGGCCGACGCGGTCGCCGTCATGAGCCAGGGCCACCTCGTGCAGTGGGCCGGCTGCCGTGACGCCCGCCAGATCGCCGAGCTCGTCCACACGGCCCGGGCCGCGCGCGTCGCCTGACCGGGACGGGATCAGGAGAGGATCGGAGAGGATCATGGTCACACTCATCTGGAACGACCTGCGCCACCACGCCCGCCAGTGGCTGTGGTCGCTGCTCGTCGCCACCGTCGGCGGCGCCATCATCGGCGTCATCATCACCGCCTGGTACAGCGCCCTGAGCTGGGCCCAGGCCCAGGGCTCGGCCGAGCTCGTCAACGCCTCCCACCTCATCGGCTCCAACCTCGTGTCCTACGCGGGGCTGGCCACCGCCGTCATCCTGTCCACGACGCTCGGCCTGACCGTCTCGGCCCAGCAGCGCTCGCACGCGCTGTGGAAGGTCCTGGGCATCCCCGGCAGCCGCATCCGCCGCATCATCCTGGGGCAGGTCGGCGTCATCGGGTTGCTGGGAGGCGCCATCGGGGCGGTGGCCAGTCTCCCGCTGGTCCGCCTCTACCTGCTCACCTGGCGGGAGCTCGAGGTGTTCCCGCCGGATCTGCCCATCATCATGCCGGGCTTCGGGGTGCCGCTGACCATCGCTGTGACGACGCTGTTCTGCATCCTGGGCGGAATGGGCGCGGCCCGGCGGGCGGCGTCGGTCCCCGAGATGCAGGCGCTGAGAGAGGCCTCGGCCCCGCGGACCCGGACCCGGTGGTGGCAGTGGGTGATCGTCGCCGTCCTAGTGCTGGCCGTCGTGGTGACCCCCTTCGACAGCACCGTGCCTCTCAACGAGGCCGAGAGGGCGGAGCTGGTCGCCGCCGGCGTCGACCTCAACGACCCGGGGGAGCGCGCGGTCACCGGAGGCGCCATGGGGCTCCTCGCCGCGATCGCGGGCCTGTGCGTGCCGAACTGGACTCTGCGGCCGCTGCTGACCTGGTGGACCGCGCTCGTCCCGGGCCGCAGCCCCGCCTGGTTCGCCGCCCGCGCCAACGCCCGCCACCGTGCCTCCCTGTCGATGACGACGATCGTCCCCTTCGCCATCGCCGTGGCCATGACCGGCACCGTGTACGCCGCCGTCGGCGCCGGGCAGGCAACCGGCGCGCAGGGCTCGGTCAACGGGTTCCTCACCGTCGGGGTGCCGATCTTCCTCATCTCCGGCGTCGGCGGTATCGCCAACATCGCCATGGTGGGGCGGGCCCGACGCCAGGAGGGCGCGCTGCTGGGAGTCATCGGGGCGCGGACCGGCACGGTCCTGGCCTCCACAGCGCTGGAGGGCGTCATCTACGCCGTCACCGGCATCGTCTTCGGGCTGGCGGCCACCGCCTTCAGCGCCATCTACGCCGCGCTCTACTCCGGCGGTGGGATGACGGTCCTGGTCGCCTCGGTCCCGGTGGGGCTGCTGGCCCTCGTCAGCGGGATCTCGCTGGCGCTCGCGGTGGCGACCACCTGGCTGCCCGCCCAGCTCGACCGACGCTCCCTCATGGACAACCTGCGCCAGCCGGTGTGAACCGGGGTGAGGCGGCGCCGTAACGCACCTGCCGAGCCGTACTTCACCTGCTGACCCGGGCATCTCTCGCGTAGCCCTGCAGAAGACCGTAGGGCTACGCGAAATCCGCCCGGCTCGCGGTATCAGGCTGAGGCGGGTGGAGCGACGTCGGCCAGGAAGGGCAGCAGGGCCCGGACGAACCCGGCCGGGGTCTCCTCCTGGGGGAAGTGGCCGGAGCGGCGGATCGTCGCCTGCCGCAGGTCGCCGGTCACGTGATGGGTGTCGCGCGCATAGGCCTGGGCGGGCTGGACCGGGTCGAGCTCGCCCTGCACCGACAGGACGGGCACCGTCGCCGGCTTGTCCAGGGCCGCCGTCTCCGCCCGAGACAGCACGAGGTTGCGCAGCGGCTCCAGGGCGCTGTGGGCGGCGCCGGGCCGGGACAGGAGTGCGGCGTAGTAGGGGGCCTCCTCGGCCACTGCCTCGCGCGTGTGCGGACCGGCCCAGGAGCGCAGCAGGCCCTCCAGGGCGCTGCGGCTGCGCAGGCGGCGTTCGGCCAGGCCCGGGATCCGCAGACTCACGTACTGCAGCGCCGGTCCCGACAGTGCCCGGGCCCGCAGTGAGCGCAGCGCGAGCGGGTGGGGCGCGCCGACTGGGATGATCGCCGTCGTCAGGTCCGGGGCCACGTGCGGCAGCGCCCAGGCGACCTGGCCACCGAGCCCCGCGCCGACGACCACGGCCCGCTCGTGCCCCAGGGATCGGACCACGGCGGCCAGGTCCTGGGCGAGTGCCAGCAGGTCATAGCCCGACGGCGGCCGGTCCGAGCCGCCGAAGCCGCGCAGATCGAGGGCGCCCACGCGGTGCCCGGCCTGCGCCAGGGCGGGGATGACATGGCGCCAGGTCCACCAGCACTCGGGGAAGCCGTGCACCAGGAGGATGAGGGGCCCGGTGCCGGCCGGGGCCTCGGGACCCGCGAGCGCAACATGGAAACGGGTACCGCGGGCGGTGAGGTTGCGGTGGGTCCAGGGGCCGGGGCGATTGACGTCAACAGGCACGTCTGCAGCCTACTGGTCGGCGCCCGGCACCGCCCACGGGGCACCTGGCGGGGCGTCCGTCCGCGGGGAAATGCCTGCGTCGGTGCGCCTCGTCCCCGACTGCGCGCCTTCGGCGCCCCGTCTCCCGTTGCGTCCACGACGCCGCCGGAAGCGGGGAATGTCCAAAACGGTGACAAAGGCTGCGATGAGGCGGAGACCGAGGAAAGGAAACCGCATGATTCCGCGGTTCAGGTCATGGTGCGAGCGCCTGGATGTCCTCTTTGTCACCGAAATGGACATGCAGCGGGGCGAACCGGCTCCTGGAGCCATGCCGAGAGGACGGTCGGGCTCGATGTCGCCACCGGTTGCGGATGGAAGGGGGCAGGGATGGGCAGGTCCCGGCCCCAAGGGCCTTCTGGCGTTGACCGCGGATAGAAGGAGGGCGGGTCAGCCCAGCAGGAGGCTGAGGGTGACGTACACGCCGGTGCCGCCGATGAGTGACAGCCCGATGGCGCGCCGCCACAGGTGCAGGCCCGCCGTCGCCCCGATTCCGCCCACGGCCGGCAGCCAGCTCGACGGCGACAGGCTCACCCCGCCCAGCGTGTAGGCCACCAGGACGATCATGACCCCCAGCGGCATCGCCCGGGACAGGAAGGCCAGTAGCGCGCTGTCCTGACGCCCGCGCAGCAGTACGAAGGGCACGATCCGGCACACGAAGGTGATGACGGCGACGACCACGACGGCGACCGTGATCTGCGGGTTGGTGAGCATCAACCGGCCCTCCGCCGCGGCTGCGGTCCGGCCGCCCCAGGACGGCGGGTGCGCCAGGCGAACAACCCCACGAGGCCGGCTGCAAGGGTCACCAGCGCGGTCAGCAGCGCCGCCGAACCACCCATGGCCAGGCCGATACCGCCGGCCACCAGCCCCAGGCACAGCACCCCGATATCGGGGTGGTTGCGCCAGTTCTCAATGGCCAGGACCACGAACAGGGCCGTGAGCACGAAGCCGAGCAGCTCGATGCGCTCACCCACCACGGAGGCCAGCGCCGTTCCGGCCAGCGCACCGACGGTCGTGCCCGCCACCCAGGAGGCGTGGCTGATCGCCTCCACACCCACCAGGTAGCGCCCGCTCATGGCCTGCCGGTCGCGCGCCGCCAGCAGCGCATAGACCTCATCGGTGATCGCGTGGACGGCGTAGAGGCGGGTGAGCGCCCCGCCCCGCACCCGCTCCAGGGGGAATCCCAGGCCGTAGAAGACGTGCCGGCCCGAGACGAAGCCGGCGGACAGGGCGATGGTCGCCAACGGCTCGCCTCCACCGGCCAGCGGCACCAGCAGCATCTGCATGGTCCCGGAGTAGATGACCAGGCTCCACACCGGCGCCCACCACCAGGCCAGGCCCTCGGCGACCAGCAGCATCCCGGCCGCCAGCCCCAGCGTCACGTATCCGACGATGATCGGCACCACGTCACGGGCCGCATCGGCGAGAGTCTGCATCCGCCGAACCGACAGCGCACCCGTCCCGGCAGGAGGCGGGACGGCGTCGGGCTCAGTCACGCAGACCGTGGTCGTCGTCCCGGTTGCGCTGCCCGGCCTGGCGCGCCAGGTGGGCGACGACGGCGACCATGATCGTCAGCACACCCATGAGGATGAAGCGGCCCGAGAGGCCGTCGTCCATGACATATGTGGACAGGGCCCTCCCCAGGTCGGAGTGGGCCTGGAGCCGTTCGACCGTGGACCCGAGGATCGACTTGGTGACCCCCGGCATGAGGACGAAGGGCAGGCCGACGACCACGCTGATGGCGCCGACGACGAAGGCCCCCAGGGATGATCGCGAGATCATGAACAGGGCGGCGGCGCAGGCCGCGGTCCCGCCCAGGATCTCCAGCGCCCCCATCGGGGAGGCGGCCGACGGCCAGGCCGAGGGGTTGCCGCCGGTCAGGGTGGCGGCGCCGTCGTGCACGAGGAACCAGGCCAGGGGGAACAGGACGACGGCGACGAGCACCCCGGCCCAGTGGGTCTCGACGCGCGAGCCCGGGGCGCTCAGCACGCTGGCGCCCTTGAGGAGGATGGAGTCGTCGTCCTCACTGGCGCCGGTCATGGCCATGGCGGCCTGTCGGGCCCGCCAACGGCCGCGCTCCTCCGGGTCGTCACTCTCCCCGGCGTCGGCGCTCGCGGACAGGCCCCGGGCGGTGGGAGCCGCTGAGGCCCAGGCGGGTGTCTGCTGCGGGGAGGGGGCCGACGGTGAGGCCGTCGGCGTCGGGCGATAGTCACGGGTGCTCGTGGCGGCGGGGGCTGACCGGGCTGACGGGGCCGACGGCGCCCGCTCGGGCTGCGGTGCCGTCTCCGCCGGGGCGGTGGGCTGCGTGCGGGTGGGTGTCTCGGGGCGGTAGCCGGAGAGCCCGGTGTGCGGGGTCGAGGCGGCTCGGGACGCTCCTCCCATACCCTCCCGTGATGGGGCGGAGGTCGAGGCGCCGGCGGAGAAGGCTGGGCGGACGGAGGTTGTCGACTCAGCTGAACGTGCCGTGGAGGCGCTTGCGGCAGAGCCCGTCCGGGCCAGCTGAGCCGCAGGGGTCGCCGGCCAGGACGGGGCCGAGGGGCGGTTGTCGACCGCAGCGTTCGCCGACGTGGTCGCCTCCGGCTCGGTCGGTGACGTCGCTGAGCTCACCGCTGGTGCCGAGGCCGCTGACACCGGTGCCACCGGCGCGGCCTCAGGGCGGATCGACGAGGCGGGCCCCGGTGAGCCCGCTGACGGGGCCGGTGTCGTTGTGTCCGCTGACGGTGCTGAGGGCGTTGAGGGCGTTGAGGGCCTTGAGGGCGCAGCGAAGGCCGCCGAGGCGGTGGGGGCCTCAACGAGCGCGAAGCCGTCATCACTGTCATCAGCGTCATCAACGTCGGCTGCGCCGGCCGGCATCTGAGAGCCGGAGGCCTGCGTAACAGGTGTCCAGGACTGCGAGGCCTGGGCCGTGGAGACAGACATCGAGACGGCTGCCGGCTGTGCAGCATCCTCGATATCGTCCTCGGGCTCCTGGTCTGCCTCGTCAACCTCAGCGAGCTCGCTGACCTTGCTGACCTTGCTGACCTCGTCGACGTCAACGGCTTCCTCATCGAGCTCGTCGTCGATGTTGTTGATGTCGTTGATGTCGTTGTCGGAGTCGTCCACGCCCACTGCGGCATCCGATGCGGTGGAGGAGGCCTGAGGGGCAGTGCCCGTGACCGGGTCCGAGACCCGGGCGGCACCGGTGGACACGGAGACGGGCATGGCCCTCGCAGCAGGGGAACCGACCTCGGGGGCGGGAATCGCCGGGGTGGTGGGAGCGCGGTCGTCGTCCGCCTCCTGGCCGTCGAGGTCATCGGCCTCGGCCGAGTCGTCAAAGTCCTCGAAGTCCTCGACCGCGATGAGGTCCTCCGGCTCCACGGGGTCCTCGGCAGTGTCGGCCACGGGGGCGCGCCCCTGTGCCCCCGCCGCCGCTGCCGGCACCGAGGCGGGGGCTGCGGTCGGCCGGCTGACCGGCTCGCCGACCGGCCGGCTGCTGAGCCCGGTGCCGACTGCTGCGGCCGGCGTCTCGTCCTCGTCGTCCACCGGGGCGGGTGATGACGCCTCCGGGGTGGGGACGGTGGAGGCACCGAGGGCCGCGGCGGCCGTTGTGGCTGTGGCGGCAAAGTCCTGAGGCTCCTCGGACCGGGTGGGCGAGGGACCCGCGGGCGTCGTGGTCTTCGCGGCGGGCTGTGCCGGCTCGTCCTCCATCTCGCCGGGCTCCGACGACGGCGGAATCGACGGCGGCATGCCATCGGCTGCAGCGGCCCCGACGGCCGTCTCCGCGACGGCGTCGTCGGCAGGGGGCTCGGCCGGGGTCAAGGTCTCAGACGGTGTCGGTATCGCCTGACTGACCACCGGGCGGGGCGAGGAGGCGACGGGGCGCGAGGGGGCCCGGGCCGGACGGTCAGCCGGCAGGGCGCCGCCATGAACCTCCTGGTGCGCCGAGGGGGTCGGCTCCTCGGAGAGACCGCCGATCTCCTCAGCCGCGTCATCGGCTGCGTCGTCAGCCGTGTCGGCGACCGCCCGGGCGGTGCTCGCGGCAGCATTCGTGGTGGCACCCGTGACGGCGCTGGCGGCTCTCACGGCAGTGCTCCTGATGGCCTCGGCGGCCTGGCTCCCGGCAGCCCTGGGGAAGGACGCCTGCTCGCGGAGGTTCAAGGTGTCGGCCTTGTCGTCCGCTGTCGCCGTCTCCTCCTCGTCAGCTCCGTTCATGGCCGCATCATCG
Coding sequences within it:
- the nth gene encoding endonuclease III, with the translated sequence MAISGGGPGLSRAEARTRAPVALVVLPTRSRREDTVRRAVSSEVAAAEAAPEVPEVSTMADPAWRAGAVDDELMALYPDAACALDHDGPFQLLVATVLSAQTTDARVNTVTPELFGRYPDAAALGAARREDLEAILRPLGFQRAKAGHLLGIGQALTERFEGRVPRSREELVALPGVGRKTANVVLGNAFGQPAITVDTHVGRLSRRLGWTTSKDPLRVEKDIAALWEPWRWTDGCHRLIEHGRQVCSARSPRCGECALLEAGLCPQVGV
- a CDS encoding ABC transporter ATP-binding protein, with the protein product MTAHPPLAPSDPTAASACLPFSTSPAGPGPSSPVAIRLRGLTRVYEVPGRQDARVTALDHVDADLPEGSFTAVVGASGSGKSTLLHCMAGLDEPTDGQVTMLGALTSGMRAAERARFRARHVGFVFQEYNLIASLSAADNVSMPSRLAGRPLSGAQIREALDAVGLAHRAGLKPHQLSGGERQRVAIARVMASRPRIVFADEPTGALDLDSAALVLDWLRRLTEQGTTVVMVTHDVEAAAKADAVAVMSQGHLVQWAGCRDARQIAELVHTARAARVA
- a CDS encoding alpha/beta fold hydrolase, whose product is MPVDVNRPGPWTHRNLTARGTRFHVALAGPEAPAGTGPLILLVHGFPECWWTWRHVIPALAQAGHRVGALDLRGFGGSDRPPSGYDLLALAQDLAAVVRSLGHERAVVVGAGLGGQVAWALPHVAPDLTTAIIPVGAPHPLALRSLRARALSGPALQYVSLRIPGLAERRLRSRSALEGLLRSWAGPHTREAVAEEAPYYAALLSRPGAAHSALEPLRNLVLSRAETAALDKPATVPVLSVQGELDPVQPAQAYARDTHHVTGDLRQATIRRSGHFPQEETPAGFVRALLPFLADVAPPASA
- a CDS encoding FtsX-like permease family protein; protein product: MVTLIWNDLRHHARQWLWSLLVATVGGAIIGVIITAWYSALSWAQAQGSAELVNASHLIGSNLVSYAGLATAVILSTTLGLTVSAQQRSHALWKVLGIPGSRIRRIILGQVGVIGLLGGAIGAVASLPLVRLYLLTWRELEVFPPDLPIIMPGFGVPLTIAVTTLFCILGGMGAARRAASVPEMQALREASAPRTRTRWWQWVIVAVLVLAVVVTPFDSTVPLNEAERAELVAAGVDLNDPGERAVTGGAMGLLAAIAGLCVPNWTLRPLLTWWTALVPGRSPAWFAARANARHRASLSMTTIVPFAIAVAMTGTVYAAVGAGQATGAQGSVNGFLTVGVPIFLISGVGGIANIAMVGRARRQEGALLGVIGARTGTVLASTALEGVIYAVTGIVFGLAATAFSAIYAALYSGGGMTVLVASVPVGLLALVSGISLALAVATTWLPAQLDRRSLMDNLRQPV
- a CDS encoding Crp/Fnr family transcriptional regulator, with the protein product MEDSIISRIPLFEGLSPEEQEELRAMMTQTTLRRGETLFNEGDSGDRLYILLSGKVKLGHASADGRENLLAVLGPGEIVGELTLFDPGPRSTTATAVAPTELLTLDHNQLMTFVESHPRLAKDMLRALAQRLRRTNTALADLVFSDVPGRVAKALLDLADRFGSPTDDGVHVPHDLTQEELAQLVGASRETVNKSLAEFVSRGWIRLEGRAVTLLDVDRLRRRAR
- a CDS encoding AzlC family ABC transporter permease — encoded protein: MQTLADAARDVVPIIVGYVTLGLAAGMLLVAEGLAWWWAPVWSLVIYSGTMQMLLVPLAGGGEPLATIALSAGFVSGRHVFYGLGFPLERVRGGALTRLYAVHAITDEVYALLAARDRQAMSGRYLVGVEAISHASWVAGTTVGALAGTALASVVGERIELLGFVLTALFVVLAIENWRNHPDIGVLCLGLVAGGIGLAMGGSAALLTALVTLAAGLVGLFAWRTRRPGAAGPQPRRRAG
- a CDS encoding branched-chain amino acid transporter permease; its protein translation is MLTNPQITVAVVVVAVITFVCRIVPFVLLRGRQDSALLAFLSRAMPLGVMIVLVAYTLGGVSLSPSSWLPAVGGIGATAGLHLWRRAIGLSLIGGTGVYVTLSLLLG